A genomic window from Phocoena sinus isolate mPhoSin1 chromosome 20, mPhoSin1.pri, whole genome shotgun sequence includes:
- the RAD51C gene encoding DNA repair protein RAD51 homolog 3 isoform X1, producing the protein MQRDLLSLPLSPAVRVKLVSAGFQTAEELLEVKPSELSKEVGISKEEALETLQIIRRECLTNKTSYSGTAESGKKCTALELLEQEHTQSFIITFCSALDNILGGGVPLTKTTEICGAPGVGKTQLCMQLAVDVQIPECFGGVEGEAVFIDTEGSFMVDRVVDLANACIQHLQLIAGTHMGEEHPKALQDFTLENILSHIYYFRCRDYTELLAQVYLLPDFLSEHSKVRLVIVDGIAFPFRHDLDDLSLRTRLLNGLAQQMISLANNHRLAVILTNQMTTKIDKNQALLVPALGESWGHAATIRLIFHWDQKRRLATLYKSPSQKDATVPFQITPQGFRDAVVATACSLQTEGSLNIRKRSRDSEEEKESKD; encoded by the exons ATGCAGCGGGATTTATTGAGTTTGCCCCTATCCCCAGCGGTGAGGGTGAAGCTGGTGTCTGCAGGTTTCCAGACTGCTGAGGAACTACTAGAGGTGAAACCCTCCGAGCTCAGCAAAG AAGTTGGGATATCTAAAGAGGAAGCCTTAGAAACGCTGCAAATTATAAGAAGAGAATGTCTCACAAATAAAACAAGTTATTCTGGTACAGCTGAGTCAGGCAAGAAGTGCACAGCGCTGGAACTTCTTGAGCAGGAGCATACCCAGAGTTTCATAATTACCTTCTGTTCAGCACTAGATAATATTCTTGGGGGTGGCGTACCCTTaaccaaaacaacagaaatttgtggTGCACCAGGTGTTGGAAAAACACaattatg TATGCAGTTGGCAGTAGATGTGCAGATACCAGAATGTTTTGGAGGAGTGGAAGGTGAAGCAGTTTTTATTGATACAGAGGGGAGTTTTATGGTTGATAGAGTGGTAGACCTTGCTAATGCCTGCATTCAGCACCTGCAGCTTATAGCAGGAACACATATGGGAGAAG agCACCCAAAAGCTTTGCAGGATTTCActcttgaaaatattctttcccatatttattattttcgTTGTCGTGACTACACAGAGCTACTGGCACAAGTTTATCTGCTTCCAGACTTCCTTTCAGAACACTCAAAG GTTCGATTAGTGATAGTGGATGGTATTGCTTTTCCTTTTCGTCATGACCTAGATGACCTATCCCTTCGTACTCGGTTACTAAATGGCCTAGCGCAGCAAATGATCAGCCTTGCAAATAACCACAGATTAGCT gtaatTTTAACCAATCAGATGACGACAAAGATTGATAAAAATCAGGCCTTGCTGGTTCCTGCACTGG GGGAAAGTTGGGGGCATGCTGCTACAATACGACTAATCTTTCATTGGGACCAGAAGCGAAG GTTGGCAACATTGTACAAATCACCAAGCCAGAAGGATGCTACAGTACCATTTCAAATCACA cCTCAGGGATTTAGAGATGCTGTTGTTGCTACTGCATGTTCATTGCAAACAGAAGGTTCATTGAATATCCGGAAGCGGTCACGGGactcagaggaagaaaaggaatccaaagactAG
- the RAD51C gene encoding DNA repair protein RAD51 homolog 3 isoform X2 — MQRDLLSLPLSPAVRVKLVSAGFQTAEELLEVKPSELSKEVGISKEEALETLQIIRRECLTNKTSYSGTAESGKKCTALELLEQEHTQSFIITFCSALDNILGGGVPLTKTTEICGAPGVGKTQLCMQLAVDVQIPECFGGVEGEAVFIDTEGSFMVDRVVDLANACIQHLQLIAGTHMGEEHPKALQDFTLENILSHIYYFRCRDYTELLAQVYLLPDFLSEHSKVILTNQMTTKIDKNQALLVPALGESWGHAATIRLIFHWDQKRRLATLYKSPSQKDATVPFQITPQGFRDAVVATACSLQTEGSLNIRKRSRDSEEEKESKD; from the exons ATGCAGCGGGATTTATTGAGTTTGCCCCTATCCCCAGCGGTGAGGGTGAAGCTGGTGTCTGCAGGTTTCCAGACTGCTGAGGAACTACTAGAGGTGAAACCCTCCGAGCTCAGCAAAG AAGTTGGGATATCTAAAGAGGAAGCCTTAGAAACGCTGCAAATTATAAGAAGAGAATGTCTCACAAATAAAACAAGTTATTCTGGTACAGCTGAGTCAGGCAAGAAGTGCACAGCGCTGGAACTTCTTGAGCAGGAGCATACCCAGAGTTTCATAATTACCTTCTGTTCAGCACTAGATAATATTCTTGGGGGTGGCGTACCCTTaaccaaaacaacagaaatttgtggTGCACCAGGTGTTGGAAAAACACaattatg TATGCAGTTGGCAGTAGATGTGCAGATACCAGAATGTTTTGGAGGAGTGGAAGGTGAAGCAGTTTTTATTGATACAGAGGGGAGTTTTATGGTTGATAGAGTGGTAGACCTTGCTAATGCCTGCATTCAGCACCTGCAGCTTATAGCAGGAACACATATGGGAGAAG agCACCCAAAAGCTTTGCAGGATTTCActcttgaaaatattctttcccatatttattattttcgTTGTCGTGACTACACAGAGCTACTGGCACAAGTTTATCTGCTTCCAGACTTCCTTTCAGAACACTCAAAG gtaatTTTAACCAATCAGATGACGACAAAGATTGATAAAAATCAGGCCTTGCTGGTTCCTGCACTGG GGGAAAGTTGGGGGCATGCTGCTACAATACGACTAATCTTTCATTGGGACCAGAAGCGAAG GTTGGCAACATTGTACAAATCACCAAGCCAGAAGGATGCTACAGTACCATTTCAAATCACA cCTCAGGGATTTAGAGATGCTGTTGTTGCTACTGCATGTTCATTGCAAACAGAAGGTTCATTGAATATCCGGAAGCGGTCACGGGactcagaggaagaaaaggaatccaaagactAG